From the genome of Candidatus Dependentiae bacterium:
TCTTTTGGTAAATACATTTGTAACATTTTTTCATAACAAAATTTCGATATTACAAAATTTTTCCATCTTAAATTTAGACGCAATTTTGATTTTTACTTTAATGCTTTTAAATATTTTGGGTTTAAACTTGGGCGGTAAAATACAATATCTTTTTGCTAGCGCAAAATTTATACCTCTCTTTTTTGTGATATTTACAAGTTTTTCAATTTTTAATCCGAATTTTTTTATATTAACCCAAACTGATTTTAAAAATTTATTTTTTGCAATTCCAGTTGCAATATACGCTTTAATAAGTTTTGAAATAGTTTGTTCAATCGGGCATATGGTAAAAAACCCGGAAAAAAATATTAAGCGAGCAATTTTATATTCTTTTTTTATAGTTGTTACAATAACAACACTGGTACAATTTGCACTTTACTTTGCATTGGGCACAGAATTAACGACTGTGGTTATTCCGGTATTTTTACTCTGTTCAAAAATATTTAGTATAAATTCTATCATACCTTCAATAATAAATTCTTTAGTCTTTGCATCAATTCTTGGTGGAGCATTCAGCCTTATTTCAAGTAATTGTTGGAATTTATATGCGCTTTCAAATGATAATAATTTTCCATTTAAAAAATTAATAACAAAAATTAATAAAAATAATGTTCCATATGTAAGTATGTTTATTCAGGGAATATTAGCTTCAATATTGCTGGCAATAAGCCAAAATCAGGTAAATCTTCAATATATGGTTGTATTCGGTGTAACCATAGCATATTTATTAAGCAGTATTTCTTTATTTAAAATATTAAAAGAAAATAGTTTTATTAATAAAATAATACCAATACTTGCAATGTTAAGTAGCTCTTATTTAATATTTATATGTATAAGCAATATATCAAGAGTTGGAATATCCATACCATTTTTAACAATTTTTTTAATTGGAATATCTTTGGCAGTTTTTAAAAAATTATATCATTCTACCAAAATTTGAAGATATAATTTTTTACTAAGATCAACTATGGATCCAGCTATTGGCTTTTGATCAAAAACAACTATTTCATCTTCAGCTTTATATGAATAATCTGTGTTTTTATAAAATAATTCTAAACTTACATTACTATCCTCGATAGCTTCTCTTAATTTACTCAAGCTGCAACCTTTGAAATTTGGTACTATAAAAAAATTGTTGCTACCTTTAGATAAATATAAAATCAATTTTTTGTTGTCTAAAGAATCTCCGGGTAATGGATACTGTGCAATAAGATTTTTTGA
Proteins encoded in this window:
- a CDS encoding APC family permease, which produces MIKENKISLITAILININIMIGAGVFMNPAPLTNFLGTFGFLSYLISALLLLPIVLTIAKLAEKKAVAGGLYIYNKETLGNSLGFLSGWSYFLGKATAAGLLVNTFVTFFHNKISILQNFSILNLDAILIFTLMLLNILGLNLGGKIQYLFASAKFIPLFFVIFTSFSIFNPNFFILTQTDFKNLFFAIPVAIYALISFEIVCSIGHMVKNPEKNIKRAILYSFFIVVTITTLVQFALYFALGTELTTVVIPVFLLCSKIFSINSIIPSIINSLVFASILGGAFSLISSNCWNLYALSNDNNFPFKKLITKINKNNVPYVSMFIQGILASILLAISQNQVNLQYMVVFGVTIAYLLSSISLFKILKENSFINKIIPILAMLSSSYLIFICISNISRVGISIPFLTIFLIGISLAVFKKLYHSTKI